A single Arcobacter sp. FWKO B DNA region contains:
- the trpB gene encoding tryptophan synthase subunit beta, which yields MQKQKSYLESMPNSKGFFGSFGGAFIPPQLDKPFAEINEAYEKLSKSFDFISELKKIRKYYQGRPTPVTYCKNLSEYVGGGQIYLKREDLNHTGAHKLNHCMAEALLAKYLGKKKLIAETGAGQHGVALATAAAYFGLECEIHMGEVDIKKEHPNVVRMKILGAKVVPATHGLRTLKEAVDSAFEAYLKDTDTQMFAIGSVVGPHPFPKMVRDFQSIVGIEAKEQFSEMTGKLPDMVSACVGGGSNAMGIFSAFIEDPVKLYAVEPAGKGDKLGEHSASLTYGSEGIMHGFNSIMLKDSSGNPAPVHSIGSGIDYPSVGPEHAYLHSTGRTNVGLCNDDEAVDAFYKLSQYEGIIPALESAHALAFAMKYAKENKNESILVNLSGRGDKDIDYVIEHYPIPKK from the coding sequence ATGCAAAAACAAAAATCATATTTAGAAAGTATGCCTAACTCCAAAGGATTTTTTGGAAGTTTTGGTGGAGCTTTTATACCACCTCAGTTAGACAAACCTTTTGCTGAAATTAATGAAGCTTACGAAAAATTATCAAAATCTTTTGATTTTATTAGTGAATTAAAAAAAATAAGAAAATATTACCAAGGAAGACCAACACCAGTAACATATTGTAAAAACTTGTCTGAATATGTAGGTGGTGGGCAAATATATTTAAAAAGAGAGGACTTAAATCATACTGGTGCACACAAACTAAATCATTGTATGGCAGAAGCATTGCTTGCAAAATATCTTGGCAAAAAAAAACTTATTGCTGAAACTGGTGCTGGACAGCATGGAGTTGCTCTTGCTACAGCAGCAGCTTATTTTGGATTAGAGTGTGAAATCCATATGGGTGAAGTTGATATTAAAAAAGAACACCCTAATGTTGTAAGAATGAAAATATTGGGGGCAAAAGTTGTGCCAGCAACCCATGGACTAAGGACTCTTAAAGAAGCTGTTGATAGTGCATTTGAAGCATACTTGAAAGATACAGATACTCAAATGTTTGCTATTGGTTCAGTTGTAGGACCACACCCTTTTCCAAAAATGGTAAGAGATTTTCAAAGCATTGTTGGTATTGAAGCAAAAGAACAATTTTCTGAAATGACTGGTAAATTACCAGATATGGTTAGTGCTTGTGTTGGTGGAGGAAGTAATGCTATGGGAATTTTTAGTGCTTTTATTGAGGATCCTGTTAAACTATATGCTGTTGAGCCTGCAGGCAAAGGAGATAAGCTTGGAGAACATAGTGCAAGCTTAACCTATGGAAGTGAAGGGATAATGCATGGATTCAATTCTATCATGCTAAAAGATTCAAGTGGTAATCCAGCACCAGTTCATTCAATAGGGAGTGGAATAGATTATCCTTCAGTGGGACCAGAACATGCTTATTTACATAGCACAGGAAGAACAAATGTAGGACTTTGTAATGATGATGAAGCAGTTGATGCATTTTATAAATTGTCTCAATATGAAGGGATTATTCCTGCATTAGAGTCTGCACATGCTCTTGCATTTGCAATGAAATATGCAAAAGAAAATAAAAATGAATCAATATTGGTAAATCTTAGCGGAAGAGGGGATAAAGATATTGATTATGTTATAGAACATTACCCAATACCTAAAAAGTAA
- a CDS encoding cytochrome-c peroxidase, whose product MKKLSVVVSGLLLTGSFAMANDAALIKLAKDSGLKAIPESQTELFKLIDDVNNPITPAKVELGKKLYFDPRLSKSNLISCNTCHNLALGGADGVSAAIGHKWTVNPHHLNSPTVYNSVLNAVQFWDGRSPHLEDQAQGPIEAGPEMAAPAELVVARITSIPEYVEEFKKAYSPNVKIDFKLIADTIGNFERTLVTPSRFDAYLNGHTDALTKAEKEGLKLFIDKGCTACHTDIGLGGTMQAFEIHSKYSFAKGDFTGDENGMVKTPTLRNIQETAPYFHNGNIWSLKDAVKEMGSVQLGIKISDKDADKIVTFLNALTGEKPQIVYPILPPSTDKTPKPDMN is encoded by the coding sequence ATGAAAAAACTTAGTGTAGTTGTAAGTGGTTTATTGTTAACAGGTTCTTTTGCAATGGCAAATGATGCAGCTCTTATCAAGCTAGCAAAAGATTCTGGACTAAAAGCTATTCCAGAAAGCCAAACAGAACTTTTCAAGTTAATTGATGATGTAAACAATCCAATAACTCCAGCAAAAGTAGAGCTTGGTAAAAAATTATATTTCGATCCAAGACTTTCTAAAAGTAATCTAATCAGCTGTAATACTTGCCATAACCTTGCACTTGGTGGTGCTGACGGTGTAAGTGCTGCTATTGGACATAAATGGACTGTTAATCCTCATCATTTAAACTCACCAACAGTTTATAACTCTGTATTAAATGCTGTACAATTTTGGGATGGTAGAAGCCCACACTTAGAAGATCAAGCTCAAGGTCCAATTGAAGCAGGTCCAGAAATGGCAGCTCCAGCAGAACTAGTTGTTGCTAGAATTACTTCTATTCCAGAATATGTAGAAGAATTTAAAAAGGCTTATTCTCCTAATGTAAAAATTGATTTTAAACTTATAGCAGATACAATAGGGAACTTTGAAAGAACTCTAGTTACTCCATCAAGATTTGATGCATATTTAAATGGACACACAGATGCTTTAACAAAAGCTGAAAAAGAAGGTCTTAAACTATTTATTGACAAAGGATGTACAGCTTGCCATACTGATATAGGACTTGGCGGTACAATGCAAGCATTTGAAATCCACTCTAAATACAGCTTTGCTAAAGGTGACTTTACTGGTGACGAAAACGGCATGGTAAAAACTCCAACTCTTAGAAATATCCAAGAAACAGCGCCATATTTCCACAATGGAAATATATGGAGTCTTAAGGATGCAGTAAAAGAAATGGGAAGCGTTCAATTAGGTATTAAAATATCTGATAAAGATGCTGATAAAATCGTAACATTCTTAAATGCTTTAACAGGTGAGAAACCACAAATTGTTTACCCAATTTTACCACCTAGTACAGATAAAACTCCAAAACCAGATATGAACTAA
- a CDS encoding HU family DNA-binding protein: MNKAEFIDAVAAKTGLSKKDSKGAVDAVLETLTESLVKGDGVSFIGFGTFSSVARAARTATVPGTGKKVEVPATKVVKFKVGKALKDAVAK, from the coding sequence ATGAACAAAGCTGAATTTATAGACGCAGTTGCCGCTAAGACAGGCCTATCAAAAAAAGATTCTAAAGGTGCAGTTGATGCAGTATTAGAAACATTAACTGAAAGTTTAGTAAAAGGTGACGGTGTTAGCTTTATTGGTTTCGGTACATTTTCTTCTGTAGCAAGAGCTGCTAGAACTGCTACTGTTCCAGGTACAGGTAAAAAAGTAGAGGTTCCAGCAACAAAAGTTGTAAAATTCAAAGTTGGAAAAGCATTAAAAGACGCAGTTGCTAAGTAA
- a CDS encoding YbgA family protein, with the protein MKLAISACLNGENCTFSASNNNDEFIRKYLNKHFEFFHFCPEVNILGAPRETVRLVNFEGNIRVISNKNSIDFTDQLVSESQKIIEQIKHNNDICGVILKSKSPTCGMERVKVYMPSGIPDIKPDMGILTKELKKYFPLLPIEENNRLIDPWLRENFVMQIYAYNDFELFKNNNPSMGKLVEFHTSYKYLIMSKSNEAYKRLGNIVANRDKLPFEKVLESYEVEFKVTIDTKSSIKKTINVLEHCYGYIKNDISDVEKESFFESLDNFRDKLVPLILPLSILQMFINKHNCIYLKNQKFFSPYPKDLALRSNINSLK; encoded by the coding sequence ATGAAGTTAGCTATTTCAGCATGTTTAAATGGGGAAAATTGCACTTTTAGCGCAAGCAACAATAATGATGAATTTATAAGAAAATATCTTAATAAACACTTTGAATTTTTTCATTTTTGTCCAGAGGTAAATATATTAGGCGCTCCTAGAGAAACTGTCAGGCTGGTGAATTTTGAAGGGAATATTAGAGTTATTTCAAATAAAAACTCTATAGATTTTACAGATCAGTTAGTAAGTGAATCACAAAAAATAATAGAGCAAATAAAACACAATAATGATATTTGTGGTGTAATACTTAAATCAAAATCCCCAACTTGTGGAATGGAAAGAGTCAAAGTATATATGCCAAGTGGCATTCCAGATATTAAGCCAGATATGGGAATACTCACCAAGGAGTTAAAAAAATATTTTCCATTGCTTCCAATTGAAGAAAACAATAGATTGATTGACCCATGGCTAAGAGAAAACTTTGTTATGCAAATTTATGCTTACAACGATTTTGAACTTTTTAAGAACAATAATCCATCAATGGGCAAACTAGTAGAATTCCACACAAGTTACAAGTATTTAATAATGTCAAAAAGTAATGAGGCATATAAAAGACTTGGAAATATTGTAGCCAATAGAGATAAGCTCCCTTTTGAAAAAGTTTTAGAAAGCTATGAAGTAGAATTCAAGGTAACAATCGATACAAAAAGTTCTATCAAAAAAACTATAAATGTTTTGGAGCATTGCTATGGATATATAAAAAATGATATTTCTGATGTTGAAAAAGAGAGTTTTTTTGAAAGTTTGGATAATTTTAGAGACAAGTTGGTTCCACTAATATTACCACTATCAATTTTACAGATGTTTATAAATAAGCATAATTGTATTTATCTAAAAAATCAAAAATTTTTCTCACCATATCCAAAAGATTTAGCACTTAGATCAAATATAAACTCATTAAAATAA
- a CDS encoding DUF4149 domain-containing protein — MSKHKNKFNEVLDFFYIVSLLFVVSGALILGAIVAPVVFNSSLYLNEIFLTRFDNGLLMSEIFRRFSIVLNIVLLFVTLYHTYKYKQFLSSFSTIVFYVIFAISSLLFSFYFTEGVMSFIYKGELWINENIELFEAFHKASEIDFAIIMISALMLAINAYKKRFDTIN, encoded by the coding sequence ATGAGTAAACATAAAAATAAATTCAATGAAGTCTTAGACTTTTTTTATATCGTATCGTTGTTGTTTGTTGTGAGTGGTGCACTTATTTTGGGTGCAATTGTTGCTCCTGTTGTCTTTAATAGTAGCTTGTACTTAAATGAAATATTTCTTACAAGATTTGATAATGGACTACTAATGAGTGAAATTTTTAGGAGATTTTCTATTGTATTGAATATTGTTTTATTATTTGTAACGCTTTATCATACATATAAATACAAACAATTCTTAAGTTCTTTTAGTACAATTGTATTTTATGTGATTTTTGCAATCAGTTCTTTGTTGTTTAGTTTTTATTTTACAGAAGGTGTAATGTCATTTATTTATAAAGGTGAACTTTGGATAAATGAAAACATTGAGCTTTTTGAAGCATTTCACAAAGCTAGTGAGATAGATTTTGCTATCATTATGATATCTGCACTTATGCTTGCAATTAATGCTTACAAAAAAAGATTTGATACTATTAATTGA
- the thiD gene encoding bifunctional hydroxymethylpyrimidine kinase/phosphomethylpyrimidine kinase, which yields MKVILSIAGSDSGGCAGIQADIKTAEYFGCFSTTCVTVLTAQNTVGVKNINPIDTNFIKNQLDAIFEDYEVSAIKTGMLYNKEIISVVYDILKDKDIPLVIDPVCVSRSGDKLLLDDAIDEYFKLFSIASVVTPNFYESLLLLKCNDSSTNEIYNKASLFVENYKTNILIKQLPRSNTNSIDTLFGDNFVEEYSSVFVNSKNTNGTGCSFSTAIACNLANGLSLQNSISSAKDFIYKTILKAPNLGHGNGPVMHNIRSILC from the coding sequence ATGAAAGTAATATTATCTATAGCTGGTAGCGATAGTGGTGGATGTGCTGGAATACAAGCTGATATAAAAACTGCTGAGTACTTTGGTTGTTTTAGTACCACTTGTGTTACGGTTTTAACTGCACAAAATACAGTTGGCGTAAAAAATATAAACCCAATTGATACTAATTTTATTAAAAATCAACTAGATGCTATTTTTGAAGACTATGAAGTATCTGCAATTAAAACAGGTATGTTATACAACAAAGAGATAATTAGTGTTGTTTATGATATCCTGAAAGATAAAGATATACCATTAGTGATTGATCCTGTATGTGTATCAAGAAGTGGGGATAAACTCTTACTTGATGATGCTATAGATGAGTATTTTAAACTTTTTTCAATAGCTAGTGTAGTTACTCCAAATTTTTATGAGTCATTATTACTTTTAAAGTGTAACGATAGCTCAACTAATGAAATTTATAACAAAGCTAGTTTATTCGTTGAGAATTATAAAACAAACATATTAATAAAACAGCTTCCAAGATCAAATACAAACAGTATAGATACACTTTTTGGTGATAATTTTGTTGAAGAGTATAGTTCTGTATTTGTCAATTCAAAAAATACAAATGGCACAGGTTGTAGTTTTTCAACCGCAATTGCTTGCAATCTTGCAAATGGATTATCTCTACAAAATTCTATTTCATCAGCAAAAGATTTTATATATAAAACCATTTTAAAAGCACCAAATCTTGGACACGGAAATGGTCCTGTAATGCATAATATAAGGAGTATTTTATGCTAA
- the thiE gene encoding thiamine phosphate synthase, which translates to MLKGLYVITNEIKDANNENLTRIEQVLKSGANIIQLRNKYATDDEIMPLALEIKNLAKQYNATFIIDDRVELAKRIDSDGVHIGKFDSKLKEIRYYLKHMIIGVSCYGNIKYALEMERLGANYVAFGSFFKSPTKPESTIIPLDTISNAKKLLKVPVCAIGGITIENAPLLLNQNVDMISVISDIWNNNDIMHQTNEYTNLIKGYK; encoded by the coding sequence ATGCTAAAAGGATTATATGTAATAACAAATGAAATAAAAGATGCTAATAATGAAAATCTAACTAGAATTGAACAGGTTTTAAAATCTGGAGCAAATATAATTCAACTTAGAAATAAATATGCAACAGATGATGAAATTATGCCATTAGCATTAGAAATAAAAAATTTGGCAAAACAGTACAATGCAACCTTTATTATAGATGATAGAGTTGAGCTTGCAAAAAGAATTGATAGCGATGGTGTTCATATAGGAAAATTTGATAGTAAATTAAAAGAAATAAGATATTATTTAAAGCATATGATAATTGGAGTTTCTTGTTATGGAAATATAAAATATGCTTTAGAGATGGAAAGACTCGGTGCAAATTATGTTGCATTTGGTTCTTTTTTTAAGTCTCCAACAAAACCAGAATCAACTATAATTCCATTGGATACAATATCTAATGCTAAAAAGCTTCTCAAAGTTCCAGTATGTGCAATAGGTGGCATCACCATTGAAAATGCACCTTTATTGCTAAATCAAAATGTAGATATGATAAGTGTAATTAGTGATATATGGAACAATAATGATATAATGCATCAAACAAATGAATATACAAATCTAATAAAAGGCTATAAATGA
- a CDS encoding saccharopine dehydrogenase C-terminal domain-containing protein: MKIVFFGVGAVSSVMARVIYELSEKSFSDDLEFVFFVRDEKKAKKHFFRNQEILMISKFIEVDNFNEIFEKHQEYKKELKKSSIFINSSVPEFNLPIMKLSLEYKANYADLASDIYNDKILTTLEFEQQSLNESFMEQNLFALINLGISPGVTNFLIGERIYAFTNLPYKTKVTKIEINLLEEIHSKQLIFSWSPNVAIEEISYKPIFFKKNKIKTIEPFSKTKTYKFPYFRNFVEIYPVFQEEIISLKQSFGDIEDIRMFVGGNEIELMKNLYQLNLLSNKYCYGYENSEISINSIIKDVIPKMKTPEVIEEYVKDKTIKYAEFSAVADIYLEILYPQTQKKIKSIESIGIAFNKYPELIKTPYSGSTYISYPTGVGAGILLFYTYMNTKKKNIKGVILSEKLPPLLGPITNDIIKRELTSYKINLINSITHN; the protein is encoded by the coding sequence ATGAAGATAGTATTTTTTGGTGTAGGTGCTGTAAGCAGTGTTATGGCTAGGGTCATATACGAACTTAGTGAAAAAAGTTTTTCCGATGATTTAGAATTTGTTTTTTTTGTTAGAGATGAAAAAAAAGCAAAAAAGCATTTTTTTAGAAATCAAGAAATTTTAATGATTTCTAAGTTTATTGAAGTTGACAATTTTAATGAAATTTTTGAAAAACATCAAGAATACAAAAAAGAGTTAAAAAAATCTTCAATTTTTATAAACTCTTCTGTCCCAGAGTTTAATTTGCCAATTATGAAATTATCTTTAGAGTATAAAGCTAATTATGCTGATTTGGCTAGTGATATTTATAATGATAAAATACTAACGACATTGGAATTTGAACAACAAAGTTTAAATGAGAGCTTTATGGAACAAAATCTTTTTGCTCTTATAAATCTTGGTATTTCACCTGGGGTTACAAACTTTTTAATTGGTGAAAGAATTTATGCTTTTACTAATCTTCCATATAAAACAAAAGTCACAAAAATAGAGATTAATCTATTGGAAGAGATACATTCAAAGCAACTTATATTTTCTTGGTCACCTAATGTTGCAATTGAAGAGATATCTTATAAGCCAATATTTTTCAAAAAAAATAAGATAAAAACCATTGAGCCTTTTTCAAAAACAAAAACATATAAGTTTCCATATTTTAGAAACTTTGTGGAAATCTATCCTGTATTTCAAGAAGAAATAATATCATTAAAACAAAGTTTTGGTGATATCGAAGATATTAGGATGTTTGTTGGTGGTAATGAAATTGAATTAATGAAAAACTTATATCAGCTTAATTTACTTTCAAATAAGTACTGTTATGGGTATGAGAATTCTGAAATATCTATAAATAGCATTATTAAAGATGTTATTCCAAAGATGAAAACACCAGAAGTAATTGAAGAATATGTAAAAGATAAAACAATAAAATATGCTGAATTTTCAGCTGTAGCTGATATTTATCTTGAAATATTATATCCTCAGACACAAAAGAAAATAAAAAGCATAGAATCTATAGGTATTGCTTTTAATAAATATCCAGAATTGATAAAAACACCATATTCAGGTTCTACATATATCTCCTATCCAACAGGCGTAGGTGCTGGGATATTACTATTTTATACATATATGAATACTAAAAAGAAAAATATAAAAGGGGTCATATTATCTGAAAAATTGCCACCATTACTTGGACCGATTACAAATGATATTATAAAAAGAGAGTTGACATCATATAAGATAAATTTGATTAATTCAATAACTCATAACTAG
- the rsmH gene encoding 16S rRNA (cytosine(1402)-N(4))-methyltransferase RsmH, translating into MQAPHIPVLLDEVIDAFKDIKDGYIIDCTLGYGGHSGALLKAKHNIKIIANDQDDEALEFSKNRLKEYEDRIIFNKGNFKDVFKKFKDLPIRGILADIGVSSLQLDKQSRGFGFDSDVLDMRMDTSEPFSASDVVNHYSQIELERIFRDYGEVKEYKKAASLVVKNRPFNSTKELSDMFMKNFYKGKIHPATLPFQAIRIEVNKELDVLSELFESIEQNKPTNTIVAIISFHSLEDRIVKNYFKKWSKNCICPPEAFRCTCGNNNAIGKVVTKQPITASNKELKINPRSRSAKLRIFKID; encoded by the coding sequence TTGCAAGCCCCACATATTCCTGTATTACTAGATGAAGTTATTGATGCATTTAAAGACATTAAAGATGGCTATATTATTGACTGTACGCTTGGCTATGGTGGACATTCTGGTGCTTTACTAAAAGCTAAGCATAATATTAAAATAATCGCAAACGACCAAGATGACGAAGCTTTAGAATTTTCAAAAAATAGATTAAAAGAATATGAAGATAGAATCATATTTAATAAAGGAAATTTTAAAGATGTATTTAAAAAATTTAAAGATTTACCAATTAGAGGTATTTTGGCAGACATTGGAGTGTCATCTCTTCAACTAGATAAGCAAAGTAGGGGATTTGGATTTGATAGCGATGTACTTGATATGAGAATGGATACAAGTGAGCCGTTTAGTGCCAGTGATGTTGTAAATCACTATTCACAAATCGAACTTGAAAGAATTTTTAGAGATTATGGGGAAGTAAAAGAGTACAAAAAAGCAGCTTCTTTGGTTGTCAAGAATAGACCATTTAATAGCACTAAAGAGCTATCTGATATGTTTATGAAAAATTTTTACAAAGGAAAGATACATCCAGCAACATTACCATTTCAAGCAATAAGAATTGAAGTAAACAAAGAGCTTGATGTATTATCTGAACTTTTTGAGAGTATAGAGCAAAACAAACCAACCAATACTATAGTGGCTATCATAAGTTTTCACTCTCTTGAAGACAGGATAGTAAAAAATTACTTTAAAAAATGGTCAAAAAATTGTATTTGTCCGCCAGAGGCCTTTAGATGTACTTGTGGCAATAATAATGCAATTGGAAAAGTTGTAACAAAACAGCCAATTACTGCTTCTAACAAAGAACTAAAAATAAACCCAAGAAGTAGAAGTGCTAAATTGAGGATTTTTAAGATTGATTAA
- a CDS encoding class II aldolase and adducin N-terminal domain-containing protein — MVDKSIEDLLSNISLTLFRKNFFGIYHGAISAKLDYTNFVINTSDAIFDRIDSKTLCKLATINKDYRWKVASIEADIHASIYNHIHEAKYIAFGMPPYTTAYTLNHDSIECLDYFGKTLYGSIPVYDPGEFDTWYSRNSLEVTKFLKESPHHIMVIKGIGVYVYDRDIHELVKKVAILENSCRLLSIKELF; from the coding sequence ATGGTGGATAAAAGTATTGAAGATTTATTGTCTAATATTTCTTTAACATTGTTTAGAAAAAATTTTTTTGGGATATACCATGGAGCTATATCTGCAAAACTTGACTATACTAATTTTGTAATCAACACAAGTGATGCTATTTTTGACAGAATTGATTCTAAAACATTATGTAAGCTCGCAACTATAAATAAAGATTATAGATGGAAAGTTGCTAGTATAGAAGCTGATATACACGCTTCTATATATAATCATATACATGAAGCAAAATATATTGCCTTTGGAATGCCTCCATACACAACAGCATATACACTAAATCATGATTCTATAGAATGTCTTGATTATTTTGGTAAAACACTTTATGGTAGCATTCCTGTATATGACCCAGGTGAGTTTGACACATGGTATAGTAGAAACTCTTTAGAGGTAACAAAATTCCTCAAAGAATCACCCCATCATATTATGGTTATAAAAGGAATTGGTGTATATGTTTATGATAGAGATATACACGAACTTGTCAAAAAAGTTGCAATTTTGGAAAATAGTTGCAGATTGTTAAGCATAAAAGAACTTTTTTAA